From one Rhodamnia argentea isolate NSW1041297 chromosome 1, ASM2092103v1, whole genome shotgun sequence genomic stretch:
- the LOC115745239 gene encoding putative lipid-transfer protein DIR1, translating to MAATNKKVVLLLGLMAVIACCTHAQQIVCNAPVSGLIACRPAVTLPNPPPPVAVCCDALRHADLKCLCQYKDSPLALQLHVSPKLALELPKKCKLPHPAPC from the coding sequence ATGGCGGCAACCAATAAGAAGGTGGTGCTTCTGTTGGGATTGATGGCCGTGATTGCTTGTTGCACCCATGCGCAGCAGATCGTATGCAACGCACCCGTTTCGGGCCTGATAGCTTGCAGGCCGGCCGTGACGCTACCGAACCCGCCACCCCCTGTGGCCGTGTGCTGCGATGCCCTCAGGCACGCCGACTTGAAGTGTCTCTGCCAGTACAAGGACTCACCGCTCGCCCTCCAGCTCCATGTCAGCCCGAAGCTCGCGCTGGAGCTCCCCAAGAAGTGCAAGCTCCCTCATCCGGCCCCCTGCTGA